In Streptococcus parapneumoniae, the genomic stretch TTTGCAAGGGGATGTGGGGAGCGGGAAAACGGTAGTCGCTGGCTTGGCCATGTTTGCGGCAGTGACAGCTGGCTACCAAGCAGCCCTCATGGTGCCAACAGAAATCCTTGCAGAGCAACATTATGAGAGTTTACAGAACCTTTTTCCAGATTTGAAACTGGCTCTCTTGACAGGTTCTTTGAAAGTGGCAGAAAAAAGAGAAGTCTTGGAGACCATTGCCAAGGGTGAGGCTGATTTGATTATCGGAACCCACGCTCTGATACAGGATGGGGTGGAGTATGCTCGTCTTGGTTTGATTATCATCGATGAGCAACACCGTTTTGGTGTGGGGCAAAGGCGTATTTTACGGGAAAAAGGCGACAATCCAGATGTCCTCATGATGACGGCGACTCCCATTCCACGGACGCTTGCCATCACAGCCTTTGGAGATATGGATGTTTCCATTATCGACCAGATGCCAGCAGGTCGGAAACCTATTGTGACGCGCTGGATCAAACATGAGCAACTACCTCAGGTCTTGACTTGGTTAGAGGGGGAAATTCAAAAAGGTTCCCAAGCCTATGTCATCTCTCCCTTGATTGAAGAATCAGAAGCTCTAGATTTGAAAAATGCCATTGCCTTATCAGAAGAGCTGACGGCTCATTTTGCAGGTAAGGCAGAAGTGGCTCTTCTACATGGTAAGATGAAGAGTGACGAAAAAGACCAGATCATGCAGGATTTCAAGGAGAGAAAAACAGATATTCTGGTTTCAACAACGGTTATCGAGGTTGGGGTCAATGTTCCAAATGCGACTGTCATGATCATCATGGATGCCGATCGCTTCGGGCTCAGTCAGCTTCACCAGCTCAGAGGTCGTGTGGGTCGGGGGGACAAGCAGTCCTATGCTGTTCTCGTTGCCAATCCCAAGACTGATTCTGGGAAAGACCGCATGCGCATCATGACAGAAACGACCAATGGATTTGTCCTTGCGGAGGAAGATTTGAAAATGCGTGGTTCTGGTGAGATTTTTGGAACCAGACAGTCAGGACTCCCAGAGTTTCAAGTAGCTGATATTATCGAAGATTTTCCGATTTTAGAAGAAGCCAGAAAGGTTGCTAGCTACATTAGTTCTATTGAAGGCTGGCAAGAGGATCCAGAGTGGCGCATGATTGCCCTTCATTTGGAAAAGAAAGAACATCTGGATTAAGCTTTCTCTAAGGAAAACTTAAGCTAGCTTTCAGGTTTGACCCTTATACTAGAGTCATCAAAAAGAAACGAGGACTCTCAGATGACAGTAACAATTAAAGTAAATTACCAAACTACTTTCCAAAAGAAGGAAGCAAAAAACTAGTGTAAACATAAGAAAGAGCGAAATGCTCTTTTTCGTTTCTAAAACTACTTTCAGTCAATAGGCTTGAAGGAGGAAAAGCTAAATTCACTTTCTATTTACCCTTCTTTCTTGCATTGATTACATAGATATGCTACAGTTGTGATAGCGATTATAAAATATAAGGAGCATGCTATGAAAAATCCAGCTTTGTTAGAAGAAATTAAGACTTATAAAGGCAGGGACGAGGTTCCAGAGGACTTTGATGCTTTCTGGGATGAGGAAGTGAAAAAAGTTTCCACGCTTCCAGCCTATCAGTTGGAGGAAAGAGATTTCCACATTCCTCAAGTCAAGTGCTATGAGCTAACCTTTGAAGGAAGCAATGAAGGCAAGGTCTATGCACGCGTCGTTCTTCCAAAGAGTGAGGAGAAGGTTCCACTAATCTTCCATTTCCATGGTTATATGGGACGTGGCTGGGACTGGGCCGACATGCTGGCCTTCACCGTAGCTGGTTACGGTGTTGTTTCCATGGATGTTCGAGGCCAGTCGGGCTATTCACAAGACGGTTTGCGTTCTCCTCTAGGAAATACGGTTAAGGGACATATTATCCGTGGTGCTGTGGAGGGTCGGGATCACCTCTTTTATAAGGATGTTTATCTGGATATTTACCAGTTGGTTGAAATTGTTGCTAGTCTGTCTCAGGTTGATGAGAAGCGTCTTTCTAGCTATGGTGCCTCACAAGGAGGGGCTCTAGCTTTGGTTGCAGCAGCGCTCAATCCTCGAATTCAGAAAACAGTTGCCATTTATCCCTTCTTGTCAGACTTCAGACGAGTGATTGAGATTGGCAATACTAGTGAGGCTTATGATGAACTTTTCCGTTATTTCAAGTTCCACGATCCTTTTCATGAAACAGAGGAGGAAATCATGGCGACCCTTGCCTATATCGATGTCAAAAATCTTGCCCATCGTATCCAAGGTGAGGTTAAGATGATTACGGGCTTGGACGACGATGTTTGCTATCCCATTACCCAGTTTGCGATTTACAATCGTTTGATCTGCGATAAGGCTTATCGCATCATGCCTGAGTATGCCCACGAAGCCATGAATGTTTTTGTCAATGACCATGTTTATAACTGGCTCTGTGGGAGTGAGATTCCTTTCAAATATCTAAAATAAGGAGTCGACTCTAGGCACAAAATCTTAAAAATCACAAACACGCATAGTATCAGGGGATTAAGAAGACTTGATACTATGCGTTTTATCATGGAAATATTTATAGAATTTTTTGTTGCTAGCTTTGTCAAATTGCTTAAAATAATTTTTTTTAGAAAGCAAAAGCCGATACCTATCGAGTAGGGTAGTTCTTGCTATCGTCAGGCTTGTCTGTAGGTGTTAATACTTTCCAAAAATCTCTTCAAACCACGTCAGCTTCGCCTTGCCGTAGGTATGGTTACTGACTTCGTCAGTTTCATCTACAACCTCAAAACGGTGTTTTGAGCATCATGCGGCTAGCTTCTTAGTTTGCTCTTTGATTTTCATTGAGTGTAAAAAACAGATGAGTCTCTGTTTTCTTTTTATGGACTATAAATGTTCATCTGAAACTACTTTCAAGGATATTATTATACAAAAGAGTTTCTTGAAACTAAAATCTATTATACTACACTGTATTGAAAGCGTTTTAGAAATGAGGTATAATAAATTTGCTAACACTTATAAAAAGTGATAGAATCTTATCTTTATGTATATTTAAAGATAGATTGCTGTAAAAATAGTAGCAGCTATGCGAAATGACAGATAGAGAGAAGGGATTGAAGCTTAGAAAAGGGGAATAATATGATATTTAAGGCATTCAAGACAAAAAAGCAGAGAAAAAGACAAATTGAACTACTTTTGACAGTTTTTTTCGACAGTTTTCTGATTGATTTATTTCTTCACTTATTTGGGATTGTCCCCTTTAAGCTGGATAAGATTCTGATTGTGAGCTTGATTATATTTCCCATTATTTCTACAAGTATTTATGCTTATGAAAAGCTATTTGAAAAAGTGTTCGATAAGGATTGAGCAGGAAGTATGGTGTAAATAGCATAAGCTGATGTCCAATAATTTGCTTATAAAGAGATATTTTAGTTTAATTGCAGCGGTGTCCTGGTAGATAAACTAGATTGGTAGGAGTCTGATTGGAGAAAGGAGAGGGGAAATTTGGCACCAATTTGAGATAGTTTGTTTAGTTCATTTTTGTCATTTAAATGAACTGTAGTAAAAGAAAGTTAAGTAAAGACAAACTAAGTGCATTTTCTGGAGTAAATGTCTTATTTCAGAAATCGGGATATAGATATAGAGAGGAACAGTATGAATCGGAATGTTCAAGAACGTAAGTGTCGTTATAGCATTAGGAAACTATCGGTAGGAGCGGTTTCTATGATTGTGGGAGCAGTGGTGTTTGGAACGTCTCCTGTTTTAGCTCAAGAAGGGGCGAGTGAGCAACCTCTGGCAAATGAAACTCAACTTTCGGGGGGGGGGGAGCTCAACCCTAACTGATACAGAAAAGAGCCAGCCTTCTGAGGAAGGAGAAAATATAACTCTTCCTGCAGAGCATGTAGAGTCTGTTTCAGAGACTGAACTTTCTGGCAATGAGCAAGAACAAGAAAGGGAAGATAAGCAAGAAGAAAAAATTCCAAGAGATTACTATGCACGAGATTTGGAAAATGTCGAAACAGTGATAGAAAAAGATGACTTAGAGACGAATGATTCAAACGAAAAAAGAGTAGACTTGTCTGATGAATTAGAGAAAGTAAAGGGACTCCAAAATGCAACTGTTCATGTGGAGTTCAAACCGGCTGCTGATGGTCCTAGTTTTTACAATCTCTTTTCTGCTTCCAGTACAACTAAAGTAAATGAGTACTTTACAATGGCAATCAATAATGGGACAGCTTTGATAGAGGGACGTGGAGCTGATGGTAGCCAATTTTATGGAAGTTATACAGATGCGCCTTTGAAGATTAGACCAGGCAAGTATAATTCGGTTACTTTTACTGTTGAAAGACCAAGAAAGGATAGTCCAAATGGTCAGGTTCGTCTTTATGTGAATGGTGTATTATCTCGTACGAATAAAAAGTCAGGGAAATTCCTGGCAGACATGCCAGATGTGGATAAACTTCAGTTAGGTGCAACTAATAGAGCAGGAGAACTGAAGTGGGGCTCAAATCTCTCTATTCGTAATCTGACTGTATACAATCGTGCTCTAACTCCAGAGGAAGTCAAAAAACGTAGCCAGTTATTTGATGTGACAGATATTGAGCCGTCACTTCCTGAAGGGGCAGTCTTGACAGAGAAGCAAGAGTTGTTTATGAGCGGTGTCAATGGTAAGCCAAATAGTGAAGGAATTAAGAGTTATCGGATTCCAGCTTTGCTACGTACGGATAAAGGAACATTACTGGCAGGGGCAGATCAGCGTCGTCTCCACCATTCTGATTGGGGAGATATTGCTATGGTCGTTAGGAGAAGTGAGGATGGGGGAACTACTTGGCAGCCAACCTTAACCTTGACCAACTTGCGAGACAATCCAGAAGCAAAAGATCCGCAGGCACCATCTCCACTTAATATCGATATGGTCTTGGTTCAAGATCCTACCACAAAGAGAATTTTTTCAATCTACGATATGTTTCCAGAAGGTCGAGCTGTCTTTGGAATGCCAAACAAACCTCAAAAAGCTTATCAACAAGTTGGAGATAAGCACTATCAATTACTATATAAACAAGGGGAAAATCAAGCATATACTGTCCGAGAAAACGGAGAAGTATATGATGCAAATAATCAAAAAACAGATTATCGCGTTGTAGTGGATCCAAAAGAAGAAGCCTACAGAGATAAGGGTGACCTCTATAAAGGAGAAGAGCTTCTTGGGAATATCTACTTTGCTCCATCTGCTAAAAATCCATTTCGTGTAGCCTATACGAGCTATTTGTGGCTTTCTTATAGTGATGATGATGGGAAAACATGGTCGCAACCAAGAGATATTACACCATCAATTCGCCAAGATTGGATGAAATTTTTAGGAACAGGTCCAGGTACAGGAATTGTGCTTAGAACAGGAGAGCACAAGGGTCGTATCTTAGTTCCTACTTATACCACCAATGCTATCTCCCATCTAAGCGGATCCCAGTCTTCTCGTTTGATTTATTCAGATGATCATGGAGAAACATGGCAGGCTGGAGCTGCTGTCAATGATGATAGGACAGTAGGCGGAAGGAAAATTCATTCCTCAACTATGAATAATAGTCCTGCCCAAAATACAGAGTCAGTTGCTGTACAGTTAAATAATGGTGATGTGAAACTCTTTATGAGAGGATTAACGGGTGATTTACAGGTTGCCACAAGTAAAGATGGTGGGCAAACTTGGGACAAGGAAATCAAGAGATACAATCAGGTTAAAGATGTTTATGTCCAAATGGCTGCTGTTCACACCATGCACGAAGGAAAAGAATACATCATTTTAACCAATTCAGGAGGACCTAAACGGACGAATGGAATGGCTCATTTGGCTCGTGTAGAGGACAACGGAGACTTGACTTGGTTACATCATAGACCAATTCAAAAAGGAGAGTTTGCCTATAATTCGCTCCAAGAATTAGGAAATGGGGAGTATGGTATCTTGTATGAACACACTGAAAAAGGACAAAATGACTATACCCTATCATTTAGAAAATTTAATTGGGACTTTTTAACAAAAGATTCGGTATATCCAACGAGTGTAACTATCAGGGACGTTCGTAAATTGGAAACAGAAGAAGAGGATGCAGAACAAGGTATCTTAGCTATGCAATTTGATTCTGAGGTACTAGTGAATTCTATTCCGACTTTGACTTTAGCGAATGGACACAAAGCTACCTTCTTGACCCAAGCAGATCAAAAAACTCTACTTTTCACCTTTAATAAAGAAGATGCAGGTCAAGAAATTACAGGTCTATTGGCCGGTAGAATTGACAGTATGCATGATTTACCAGTTACACTAGCTGGCAGTAGAATTCCTGAAGATGCGAAAGAAAATCCTGTCGAGACCATGAATACAGTAAGAGAAAATGTATCTGAGGAGATGACAGAAAGGAAGTCAGAGAAGGATAAATTATCTTTGGGGTCTTCAGATAGAATGGTAGCAAACTCTCCTCTTACTTCTTTTGCTCCTCGTTACCTCCAATCTTATGTAGGAGATGTTATTAAAACTGAGACTAAAGTTCCAATAACGACTGGTTGGAAGCAAGAAAATGGTGCGTGGTATTTTTATACATCTGCTGGTGAAGTGGTGAAAGGCTGGCATCAGGAAGCGGATAAATGGTACTACTTGAGTTCTACTGGTGCGATGGCAACTGGTTGGGTCAGAGATGGTAATCAATGGTATTATTTGAGTGAGAGTGGAGCAATGTCTACTGGCTGGGTTGAATTCAGTGGTGTGTGGTACTATCTCAATGCTAACGGTTCAATGGCAACTGGTTGGATCAGAGATGGTAACCAATGGTATTATTTGAGTGAGAGCGGAGCAATGTCTACTGGCTGGGTTGAATTCAGTGGTGTGTGGTACTATCTCAATGCTAACGGTTCAATGGCAACTGGTTGGATAAAAGATGGAGACCATTGGTACTATCAGGAATCATCTGGTGCAATGAAGGTAAATCAATGGTTCCAAGTTGGAGACAAATGGTACTATGTCAATGAAAGCGGAAGATTAGCGGTTAATACTATAGTAGATGGTTATAAAGTTAACTCCAATGGGGAGTGGGTCAACTACTAGAACCTTGGATGTTGATGAATAACTGAGACATGTTTTGTCCGTCATAGAGATTAAAAGTTTATTTAGATAGTTTTCGTAGAAATTTCTACTTTAAGAAAAAGTCAATTTAGATGGGCTCTTATTGCCGGGTAAATGCCTTGCTAGTCGTAAATAAACTGTATATTTCCGACTTACTTAGGACTGGATACCACTAGTCGCAACTTAACAGTTCGCTTTAAGTGTTAAAATGCATATAGCTAGTTATTGGTTATATGCGTTTTTGTTCTTGATTATTTTATTTCTGTCTTGGAATATAGGTAAAATTATAGTAAAATAAAATTCTGTAAATCATGTTGGTAGATATACAGGAAGAAGAGTGTATTGTTGACAATACAGCACATAGAATCCAACATGTCCTTATACTCAAAAAATCAAAGAGCAAATTAGGAAGCTAGCCGTAGCCTGCTCAAAACACCGTTTTGAGGTTGCAGATAGAACTGACGAAGTCAGCTCAAAACACCGTTTTGAGGTTGCAGATAGAACTGACGAAGTCAGCTCAAAACACCGTTTTGAGGTTGCAGATAGAACTGATAAAGTCAGCTCAAAACACTGTTTTGAGGTTGCAGATAGAACTGACGAAGTCAGCTCAAAACACCGTTTTGAGGTTGCAGATAGAACTGATGAAGTCAGCTCAAAACACCGTTTTGAGGTTGCAGATAGAACTGATGAAGTCAGCTCAAAACACCGTTTTGAGGTTGCAGATAGAACTGATGAAGTCAGCTCAAAACACCGTTTTGAGGTTGCAGATAGAACTGATGAAGTCAGCTCAAAACACCGTTTTGAGGTTGCAGATAGAACTGACGAAGTCAGTAACATATACATACGGCACGACAAGGCTGACATGGTTTGAAGAGTATGGAACAATCATAACTTATTTGAAGATTTTAAAAGATTGTAAGCTATTATATCTGGATAAATAAGTATTAGAAACTAAAGTGAGGAAAAAGATGTTTTTATATTTAAAGGGTTTAGGAAAATTTCGTAAGTCAAAAGCTTATGGATTGGTGGGATGTCTGGCATTGGTGAGTATGATTGGATTATCGGTTCCTGATTTACCAGTTATTGGTGGTGGGGTCGTTTATGCTGACGTTATTCAAGGTGGCGATGATATAAAAGATGTGAGCGTTCATGAGAAGTCCGCTGAGGGTGTTGCTATGACTTATACCACTTATGATAGTGGTACGAGTGGGAAACAAACCGCATCAGGTAGCGGTGTCTTTGTAGCGCCGAATGTGATGGTAACAGTAGCTCATAACTACTATGATAAAAACCAAGATGATAAGTCTGCGGTCTTGCGTGGTGGGGAGTCTGCTCGTAGTTATGTTGTGATGAACTCGGAAAAGGAGAAAAGCAATAAAGTACCTACTTCAGGGGTATCAGAAGCTCTTGAAAAAGACTCTATTCACTTGTATAACGGCAAAGACTTTGGTAAAGACTATAGCAACGACTTAGCAGTAGTGGTAACTAAAAAGCCTGTAGAAGCTATGACAGGGGGAGAAGACTCTCCAAGAGAGTTGAGTGATAAAGAGGTTTCTACTGGTGATAAAATCACTATGGTCGGATATCCCAATGATTTTTCTACTCCAAATTTAAGTAAAGAAAATAAAGCTCGCTTGAAAGACGGTAAGGCTTATTCAGTCTCAACAACTGTGAGCAGTATCAATAAAGAGAGCGGTGCAGTCACTTATCATTCCTCAGCTTTGGGAGGTTTTTCAGGTGCTCCTTTGTTTAATGATAAGGGAGAGGTAGTCGGTATCCACCAGCACGGAACAAATACTTCAAACGCTCCTGAGAGTGAGCGTATTGGCGGTGGTACTATCTTTACGGAAAAGCACAGAACTTGGATTCGTTCTATGATTGATAAATATGGTATAAAGGGTTGGTATATAGATGGTGCAAACCGTTACTACTATGATGAAAATCATATAGCTTTAAAAGATGTAGAGTCTGAGATTGACGGCGCTTTGTATCGTTTTGATGAAAAAGGTCGAGCTACTTTAGTAAAAGGTGAAGAAAAAGGTCGAGTAGTATTACGTGTAGAAGATACTAAAGGCAATCCTTTGATTTCAGATAAGGTTGTTCAGGAAGGTCCTGTTGGAAGTGGTTTAGAGTTTCATTTGAGACAAAACCCTGATTTTAAGCAGTTGGTAGCAAGTTCTCCTAAAGCCAAAGTGGTTTCTTACAATGGAGTGTCTATAAACAAGTTGGCTAATGATACAAGTTGGTCTGATGAATATATCAGTAAGTTAGCTTTAGGTAATACCATTATAAAAGCTGTTGTTGACTCAGTAAATCCTTCATCTACTTCGTCTTCTGATTTCGCAAGAACGGAGGTTGGTAAGGTTGACTTGAGTGGCAAATCGAACTTACCTGTGCCTAGTAAAGAGGTGTTACAAGCTCCGAATGGTTCAGAAAATTTTTATGCTACAACGCATATTCAAACGCCAGATGGGTCAGGGTCTGGTACCTTAATTGCACAAAATCTAGTATTAACAGTCGCTCATAATTTTTTAACAGTTAAAGGTTCTGAGGTCGTTACGAAATCTGGTCGTACCAATACAGTGTATAAAGCAACCTTACCGAATGGTCAGTCTGTGCATTTTTCAGATGATGATATTGTTTATTGGAATAAAAAAGATTCCGTATTTGGATTTAAAAATGACTTAGCCTTGGTTCGACTAAAAGAAGATTTCAAAGCGGTAACTCCTGTAGAGGTTGTAAAACAATCTTCGAAAGTTGCAGAGGGGGATTCAGTTTCGGTCTATGGTTTTCCAGATAACAAGCTAAGTCCAGTTTTAGATAGCAAAGTAGTAGGAACTACAGACTTCGGTTCAGGTGTTGAGGGTATCAGCTATGAAGGCACAAAACCCGGAGCGTCTGGTGGTGGTCTTTATAATGACAAAGGTACTTTAATTGGAGTTCACCAAAATGGTGTCGTAGGAAGCCGCAGTGGTGGTTTGGTTTTATCAAAAGAGCAACTGGATTGGGTTCGTTCTTATATTGAAGGTAAACCAAAAGAGCCTGTCTATGTAAAAGATGAAGTTTTGGTGGATGAGAAGGATAAGGATAAACTTCCTTCAACTCCAAAAGACGAAAAACCAAGTACACCTAAAATAGAGTCTGATAAAGATAAAGTAGAACCTCCTCTCAAACCGCAAAAGGAGCCGAAAACAGAGGTTATTACCACTTACGAAGGTGACAGTACCCTTGAGGTTGGAAAAGAGCGTACAGAGGATACTAAGGGTGAAAAAGAAGGTGTTCCACTTATTTACCGAGTAGTGTATAAAGGTACTAAGCCGAAAGTAGAAAAAGAATCGATTGCTTTTGATACTCTTTACCAAGGAGATGAAACAAAAGAGCTTGGTTTCCGTTCAGTTGTAGAGGGTAAAGGAGGGGTGGTTACTCGAACTACTACTTATCAAGTAGATAAGTATACAGGAGCGGTATCTTCTCAAGTTTCTGAGAAGAAAATAGCTCCTCAATCCAAGGTGATTACTTTAGGTATTAAACCCAACAGTGTCATAAAAGAACTTCCGATTACAGAGCGTTTTGAGGACTCTGAAGAGTTAGAGAAAGGGAAAACGGAGGTTGTTTCGGAGGGGTATGTAGGTAAAGAAGTTACTAAGGTGACTTATAAGGTCTTAGCTGATGGAAAGATTGTTGAAAATTCTCGTACAGTCGAGGTTACACCTATGAAAGAACGTGTGGTTCTTAAGGGTGTGAAGGAAGTGGTGTCATCGACGGAAGAAAACTCAAGTAATCTCAAAGAGGAAGTGGTATCTCCAGATAAAGTAGAGTTTCCAGTTCCAAAAGATGCGCCGATCAGAGAAGAACTGCCTGCGTCTAGTGAGGAATTTTCAGAATCAGAGGTTTTAGTATCGGGAGAAAAAATACCAGGCGACCTTGGGAAGTCTATAGTATCTTCAAAAGAACTAGTCCCTGAAAGAGTGGAAGTTCCAGACTTTGTGGCTAAAGTTACAGGTGGAGAAAAATTGACAGTAGAAGGGCACCGAGATGAGAGAAAAATAAAGACTCCATCAAAACAGGAAAGATTATCTAGCCCAGAAACCACTGCTCAATTCACAACGAACGGGACAGGTTCGTCATCGTTAACAGCTGTTTTTGGCGTTGAAGCGGATAACATGTCACTTTCTACTGTTGAACATTCTGTTATTACATATAATCAACAAAGAGGATGGCATAAGATAAATAATCAGTGGTATTTTAGAAATTCCGATGGGAAAGAACGGACAGGCTGGATGAAAGAAAATGATGCATGGTATTATTTTGATGCGAATGGAATCATGCAAACCGGTTGGATACAGGATACAGACGGTAATTGGTATTATCTCAAGGATAATGGCATGATGGAGGTAGGCTGGTTCCAAGATTCAAGTGGCGCGTGGTACTACTTAGGATCATCTGGTTCCATGGAATCCAATACATGGATTTATTATAAAGGAAAGTGGTACTACTTAGGATCATCTGGTTCCATGGAATCCAATACATGGATTTATTATAAAGGAAAGTGGTACTATATCGATGCTTTTGGGAAACTACTTTTCAATTCGCTAACACCAGACGGCTATAGAGTGAACGAGTACGGGGAATGGATCAACTGATTTTGCTTTATGACCTATTGACGAGCAAGCGAGTAGTATAAAAAACATTAGAATTAATAGTCTAGGAAGTGGTAAGAGTTCTCTAAAACGGCTGATTTTGTAATCTTTTTTGTAAAATAGAGTCTTTAATAAATAATATGAGCAAGATTTATCTCTTTACAAGTGATTAGGATTAATAATTTTTAACTTTCTCGCTTCTTTTGTCTTTCTTTTCCGAATAAATAGATAGTAGCAGTAAATCTAGTAAACCTAGATTTAAAAATGTGCTATAATGAAAGGAGAAGCAATATGACTGTACGTCATCCGGGCATTAGCCCGACCAATGATTTGGTTGCTAAGAAGATTTTTAGCAATCCGGAAATCACTTGTCAATTTATTCGCGATATGCTGGATTTACCAGCCAAAAATGTGACCATTTTGGAGGGAAGTAACATTCACGTCTTGCCTTCCCTGCCCTACTCGGCTCAGGATTTCTATACCAGTATAGATGTTTTAGCTGAACTAGATAATGGTACTCAAGTAATCATTGAGATTCAAGTCCATCATCAGAATTTTTTCATCAATCGCCTGTGGGCTTACCTTTGCAGTCAGGTCAATCAAAATCTTGAAAAAATTCGTCAACGAGAAGGTGATACTCATCAGAGTTATAAACACATCTCACCAGTATACGCTATCGCAATTGTGGATAGTAACTACTTCTCAGATGACTTGGCTTTTCATAGTTTTAGCATGCGAGAGGATAGGACAGGTGAGGTTTTAACAATTACAAACAATGGACAGGAAAACCATCTGGTTAAGATGGCATTCTTGGAACTAAAAAAATACAGAGAAACCAGCAAAGACGAGGTTCGCAAGCCATGGTTGGAGTTTTTCGGGAATAAACCCTTTACCCAGCAGCCCGAGCGAGCCATCAGCCAAGCAGATCAACTGCTGGACTACAAGAGCTGGTCCGAGGAGGATAGGAAAATGTTTAGTGAACAACGCAGGCGAGAAGAACAAGCCATGTTAGCACAGGACTATGCTTTGGAGCAAGCTGAGGAAAAAGGTTTAGAGAGAGGTCTTGAACGTGGTCGCGCAGAGGGGATTGAACAAGGCATCGAAAAAGGTTTAGAACAAGGACTTGAACGTGGGAAAGTTGAAGGAAGTTTGTCTATGCTACTAAATCTAGTCCACCAAGGACTTCTGACTTCCGAGGTTGCCAGTCAGCAGTTGGGCATGACTGTTGCTGAGTTTGAAGTATTATTGAAAGACCATCATAAATAAGAATGTTGAATCTCAAATTCAAGTTAGGCAGAGAGAAGAAATTTTCAGAGAGATTTGCGATCCAACTATTTTTTAGGACAATCATTGCTTCACCTCTCGATGAAGGCAACTTTTTTAGAAGTCGTTTTTTTAGGTAA encodes the following:
- a CDS encoding Rpn family recombination-promoting nuclease/putative transposase, whose amino-acid sequence is MTVRHPGISPTNDLVAKKIFSNPEITCQFIRDMLDLPAKNVTILEGSNIHVLPSLPYSAQDFYTSIDVLAELDNGTQVIIEIQVHHQNFFINRLWAYLCSQVNQNLEKIRQREGDTHQSYKHISPVYAIAIVDSNYFSDDLAFHSFSMREDRTGEVLTITNNGQENHLVKMAFLELKKYRETSKDEVRKPWLEFFGNKPFTQQPERAISQADQLLDYKSWSEEDRKMFSEQRRREEQAMLAQDYALEQAEEKGLERGLERGRAEGIEQGIEKGLEQGLERGKVEGSLSMLLNLVHQGLLTSEVASQQLGMTVAEFEVLLKDHHK
- a CDS encoding trypsin-like peptidase domain-containing protein; its protein translation is MFLYLKGLGKFRKSKAYGLVGCLALVSMIGLSVPDLPVIGGGVVYADVIQGGDDIKDVSVHEKSAEGVAMTYTTYDSGTSGKQTASGSGVFVAPNVMVTVAHNYYDKNQDDKSAVLRGGESARSYVVMNSEKEKSNKVPTSGVSEALEKDSIHLYNGKDFGKDYSNDLAVVVTKKPVEAMTGGEDSPRELSDKEVSTGDKITMVGYPNDFSTPNLSKENKARLKDGKAYSVSTTVSSINKESGAVTYHSSALGGFSGAPLFNDKGEVVGIHQHGTNTSNAPESERIGGGTIFTEKHRTWIRSMIDKYGIKGWYIDGANRYYYDENHIALKDVESEIDGALYRFDEKGRATLVKGEEKGRVVLRVEDTKGNPLISDKVVQEGPVGSGLEFHLRQNPDFKQLVASSPKAKVVSYNGVSINKLANDTSWSDEYISKLALGNTIIKAVVDSVNPSSTSSSDFARTEVGKVDLSGKSNLPVPSKEVLQAPNGSENFYATTHIQTPDGSGSGTLIAQNLVLTVAHNFLTVKGSEVVTKSGRTNTVYKATLPNGQSVHFSDDDIVYWNKKDSVFGFKNDLALVRLKEDFKAVTPVEVVKQSSKVAEGDSVSVYGFPDNKLSPVLDSKVVGTTDFGSGVEGISYEGTKPGASGGGLYNDKGTLIGVHQNGVVGSRSGGLVLSKEQLDWVRSYIEGKPKEPVYVKDEVLVDEKDKDKLPSTPKDEKPSTPKIESDKDKVEPPLKPQKEPKTEVITTYEGDSTLEVGKERTEDTKGEKEGVPLIYRVVYKGTKPKVEKESIAFDTLYQGDETKELGFRSVVEGKGGVVTRTTTYQVDKYTGAVSSQVSEKKIAPQSKVITLGIKPNSVIKELPITERFEDSEELEKGKTEVVSEGYVGKEVTKVTYKVLADGKIVENSRTVEVTPMKERVVLKGVKEVVSSTEENSSNLKEEVVSPDKVEFPVPKDAPIREELPASSEEFSESEVLVSGEKIPGDLGKSIVSSKELVPERVEVPDFVAKVTGGEKLTVEGHRDERKIKTPSKQERLSSPETTAQFTTNGTGSSSLTAVFGVEADNMSLSTVEHSVITYNQQRGWHKINNQWYFRNSDGKERTGWMKENDAWYYFDANGIMQTGWIQDTDGNWYYLKDNGMMEVGWFQDSSGAWYYLGSSGSMESNTWIYYKGKWYYLGSSGSMESNTWIYYKGKWYYIDAFGKLLFNSLTPDGYRVNEYGEWIN